Below is a window of Gossypium hirsutum isolate 1008001.06 chromosome A12, Gossypium_hirsutum_v2.1, whole genome shotgun sequence DNA.
TACCACCAAGAGTTTTGCTGATATAGCTATGGCGAGAGAAATGATTGAGAACACCATAAGAGGTGGCAAGATAGAGGGAGAAACTGCTAAAAGAATGGCCTCAAGAAGGAAAGATAATGAAGTGAACAATACAAGTAATTATAATGCAAAAGTGGTTACGGTTAGTCAACCCAGAGTAACTACAGTTGGGAAACAAGATTCTCAAAAGCAGGTATCTGGTTCGAGACAAAATTCTGAAAAAGTCTCATTTACGCCTATCCCATTGACGTATCAGGAgctttatcaaagtttatttaATGCGCATGCAATACCTCATTTTCATTTGAAACCTCTGCAGCCTCCATACCCTAAATGGTACGATGCAAACGccaaatgtgaataccatgcagggatatcGGGGCATTCGATCGAAAATTGTACTGGCTTTAAAAAAGTAGTGGAAAGActtatcaagatgggggttgtaaaatttgatgacaCCCTTAGTAATGAGAACCCGTTGCCAAATCATGGTGATCAAGGGGTAAACGTAGTTGAGGATACTGGTATGAGAAGGATTAAAGAGGGCGTGGCCGAGGTGAGAACGCCGATGAAAATGATTTAGGAAGAAATGGTGAGAAGAGAGATGATAATCTCTAAATAAAGGAATAGAGGAGTGAGGGACTACTGCGAGTTCCATGCTGAGGAGGGACACGAGATCCAGGAATGTGACGAGTTTAAGGCCTTGGTACAAGGCCTTATGGATAATAAGGAGTTGGAATTTTATGAAGCTAGCTCAGATGAGGGACGTATATGCACATTAGAAGGTGGACCGAAGAATCAAAACCGGCCTAGGATTATTATTTCTTCACCAAGAAATAATGAAGTTGAAATACCAACGGTACCAAAAGTCATTATTCATAAACCtgtttcctttccttataaggataacaagagGGTACCTTGAAATTATAATTGCAATGTGACAATGCCGGAGAAGGAGGATATAGCTAGTGCTTCTGGGGAGATTCAAGATAAGGGTTCTTACACACGGAGTGGGAAGCATTATGATGTAGAAGGTGTCAGAGTTGAACCTGTGAAAgcaaaagcctttgaaaaaggaaaaaggggCTGAAATACTGGTTAATGAGCcagtgaaggaagaagaagccaaagagtttctaaaattcttaaaacacaGTGAGTACAGTGTGGTTGAACAATTGCGTAAACAACCAGCTCGTATATCAGTATTGGCATTGCTCCTAAGTTCAGAGGTACATAGGGAAACATTAATGGTGCTCAATGAAACTTACGTTACTAATGATATATCCGTCAATAAGTTGGATCGATTAGTTAGTAACataagtgctgacaatttcatctatttcaatgatgatgaaatcccacctGGTGGCATGGGATCAGCTAAAGCTTTATACATCACCACTCACTGTAAAGGGAATACATTGCCGAGTGTGCTTATTGATAATAGGTCAACCTTAAATGTCATGCCATTGTCCACATTGAACAGATTGCCCATTGACAGTTCTCACATGAAAACACGCCATAATGTAGTAAGAGCATTCGATGGCACGGAGAGAAaagtcatgggaagaattgatatCCCTTTGATGATTGGGCCAAACACATATGAGGTAGATTTtttagtgatggatatcaagccctcttaCAATTGCctgttggggaggccttggatacaTTCGGCAGGAGTGGTACCCTCATCTTTGCACCAGAAATTGAAGTTAGTAGCGGATGGATGGCTGGTCACCATAAATACTGAGGAGGACATTATAGCGACAGTTACTAGTGACGCACCCTATGTAGAAGCAAATGAGGAGGCAATTGAATGCTCTTTCCGTTCATTagaattcatcaatacaatattCATTTCAGAGGGGATTGAGGTGCCGGTGCCCAGGATATCCAGAACTACAAGAATGGGTTTGCAAATGACAATGGGGAAAGGAGCCTTGCCAGGAAAAGGATGGGGAAGGTATCTTCAAAGAAGGATTCAAATTCCAGAATTAAAGGAGAAGAGAGACCGTTTTGGCTTAGGTTACAGGTCAGATCACAAGCAAAGGAGGAAGAAAATAGAGAAGcgtcaagaaagaagaagagcgcGTTTAAGTGGAAGAGAAGTAGAGAGAGAATCGATGACGTTCCCCCATATATCCGAAACCTTTATATCAGGAAGGATAATTCACTCTAAAGGAGGGTTGCTTGAAAAATGAAGCTATCATATAAATGCTGTGCATAATGAAGAGTCTGGAcaaggaaaccttgagggcattcgcccttacgaaccgggaagctcTTTAAACAATTGGGTTGTAGAGGAacttcctgtagtttttaaagaTTCTTCAGAGTAATTTTTAGAACACTCTTattgctctaaagcctaggagttATAAGATTTCATTTCtaaaataggctcatgttcgGATATTTACGTTTCAATAAGACGCAACTTTTGTTATCGATTCAAgttaatattcttttataccGTTCAATATTCTTTtgacatttaaatttttttccctttcattcATGACAtaataaattcattcattctttgtacatTCTTTCGTACCCcgcaggtccctagatatcaatgacatgagcactgaTACTACAAATCCTAGATTctcttttgagcaagacatgtgtttagaagaacttcaagattttgaagatgacaGGGATTGTGATATGTCTCCAGACCTGTTGAGAATGGTgaaacaagaggagaaacaaatcctaccccgTGAGAaagaagcaatagagaatgtagccttggaggaagggaaggaggtgaaaattgaCACACATATTGCTAAGGAAACGAGATAAGGTCTTGTTTAGCTACTATGTGAATTCAAGGATATATTTGCATGGTTGTATCAGGATATGCCGGGATTGAATACTAATATCGTGATACATCGTCTTCCTATAAGGCAAGATTGCAAGCTAATTCAACAAAAAttgcgaaggatgaggcctgatattgtgttgaaaataaaagaggaagttaagaagcagtttgatgctaGATTCCTACAAGAAGtaaagtactcagaatgggtggctaacattgtGCCTAtccctaagaaggatgggaaggtacggATGTGTGTTGACTATAGAGATTTAAACAAAGCTAGCCCGAAGGATAATTTTCCTTTACCGCATATCGACACTTTGGTAGATAAtacagcgggatattcgttgttctcctttatggatggtttctcggggtacaatcagataaagatgcatcttgAGAACATGGATAAAACCACATTCATAACATTGTGGAGCaccttttgctacaaagtaatgcgCTTTGGGCTGAAGAATGCAGGGGAaacataccaaagggctatggtgaccttattccacgatatgatgcacaaagagattgaggtgtatgttgatgatatgattgctaaatctcgaacaGAGAAGGAACATATTAAAGTTTTGAGGAATTTgttcttgagattaaggaagTTTCAGTTAAAACTTAATCCGGCAAAGTGCACCTTCGGAGCTAGGTCGGGGAAATTACTAGGTTTTGTGGTTAgcgaaaagggaatagaagttgactcagacaaagttagagccatacgggaattacctccaccacgtactcagaaggaagtttgaggttttcatggaagatttaattatattactcgatttatttcacaattaacagagaaatgtgaccctatatttcacctccttagaaaacacaaccaatgtacttgggatgaggaatgccagaatgccTTTGATAAAgttaagcaatacttgttaaacGCTCCAATACTATCTCCACCTAGTCTAGAGagaccattaattctgtacttGTCGGTGTTTAGtaattccatgggatgtgtgcttggtcaacatgataagtcaggaagaaaagagagagcgatatattacctcagtaagaaattcactgagtgtgaaatgagatatttgccaattgaaaagttgtgttgtgctttaatttggacaactcaaaggttgaggcaatatatgctatatcatacgacttggctaatttcaaaacttgatccattaaagtacatgatggagtcaacagtcCTAAATGAAAGAATGGCAATGTGGCAAGTACTGctttcagaatttgatatagtctatgtgagtcaaaaggctataaaagggagcgcgatagtaGAATTTCTGGCTagcagagctctagaagattacgagccattaaactttgatttccctaatgaggagttgatgtaCATGGCAACTATTGAAGAACATCCATAGAAGTTGAACTTTGACAGTGCATCCAACGCGGTAGGAAATGGAATTgaggcagtcttggtatccccaaatagtgatcattatccatttacatgtaaattggattttgattgtactaacaatatggccgagtatgaagcatgcatcatggggatTCAAGCGGCCAAAGAACGAAAGATTAGAACCCTGGAAGTATATAGAGACTCTGCGTTGGTAATATACCAGCTTGAGGGTGAATGAGAGACAAGAGACCCCAAATTGATTCATTATTGAAAGGTAGTTTTGGAGTTACTTAAGGAGTTTGATAatatcaccttcaattatctctcacgagatgaaaatcagatggcagatgctttggcATCACtggcttccatgattaaagcAAATAAATAAGAGGATGTTAGACCAATTCAGATAAGTATTTCTGAGGTTCCAGCTCATTGCTATaacatcgaagaagaggaaagggaTGACCATCCTTGGTATTaagatatattacgatatgtgagaaATCGTGAATACCTTGAACAGgcaactgagaatgataaaagaacTTTGAGAAGGTTAGCCTGGGAATATGTACTAGATGGGGACATCctttataaaagaaggaaagatcagaaacttttgAGATGCGCCGATGCTGTGGAAGCTAGACAAATCCTGGAAGAAGTACATGAAGGTgtttgtgggacacatgctaatggctttacgatggcaaggcaaatcatgaggtttggatactattggtctactatgAAAGGAGATTGTATCACCTATGCTAAGAAATGTCATAAATGCCAGATATATGGGGACAAGATTCATGTACGACCTTCACccttgcatgttatgacttcgccatggcccttttccatgtggggcatggacgtcattgggccaatatcaccaaaagcttcgaatgggcatcattttatttttgtggtcattgactaCTTCACGAAATGGGTAGAGGCAGCTTCTTATGCTAGTGTCACCAAGTCAGCAGTAGGTCaattcttgaaaaaggagatcatttgtcgatatggaatgcctgagaggatcatatcagataatacattgaacttgaacaacagcacgatcGCGGAAGTCTGCTGCCAATTCAAGATTAAACATCATAATCCATCTccatatcgcccaaagatgaatggggcagtggaagctgctaacaaaaacatcaagaagatagtggggaaaatgactgaaacctacagagattggcatgagaagttaccatttgcactcttagcctatcgaacgtccgtcagaacctctactggggcaactcctttctcgttggtttatgggatggaggcagtgttACTCATTGAAGTAGAAACaccttctcttcaaattttttcGGAGATAAAactggatgaagcagaatggattcaatcacggtatgaccaattgaacttgattgaagaaaagaggctaagagctattcgacatggtcagatgtatcagaagcgaatgatgcgagcatATGACAAGAAAGTTCATCCAAAAGAATTCCACGAAGGGGGACCTTGTATTGAAAAAGATTCTCCCTAtacagaaggactttagagggaaatggatgccgaattgggaaggatCGTATGTTGTGAAGAAGGCTTTCTCTGGTGGTACATTGATTTtgacagaaatggatgggaagagtttacccaatccagtCAATTCAGACTTAGTcaagaaatactttgtctaaaaGAGAAGGGAatccaaagtgaaaacccgtaaagggcgctttgagacttctaaaaaaaattaaaaaaaataaatggagagaccaaggtgaaaacccgcaaagggcgttttgagaccaaaggggtttttgagttgaaaacccggaaGGGCTGCTCAAATTTCGAGAGGCACGCAGTGACCTTGCTATACTAGATTTAACGAGAAGTGAAGTGTGTTACATACcgaggcatcaacaaagtactttggatcttctaaacacatgttaaactcaaaatAGTCTTCATGGAATTTGTATACAGAAGCTCAAGCCATGATATGTTGGACATTTGATTTTTTTCctatttactatctttggattctttttcttctcaaagatatgttTTCAGGTTAACTTCCTGTTGTATTCTGATGATTTATCTAACTATTCTTAAGATCAAATTATTTGtcttccattattcataaagtgtgttgcattgaaatgatgattgatgaactaaatatttttacaaatgaagttttgcatattactctggaaatctctagagaatacaagaaactaaaacagaataATTGTTTAAAGAATTCCCAAGAGTGAGGGGCGGAGGTACTCGAGGAAATTTCTCTTTCAGTCCAAAGGATAATTAGACAATTCAAATGATTCAATCTTAGGAGAGGATCGTCTCTAGAAAGTCGTAACGTTCGGAGAATGGTATAATAGAACCAATTTGATTCAAAGCATACAagcagagtatgattgatatTTCGAAAAAGAGGAAACTCGGAGGGAGGAATGAATAAAGGCGTCCAAAataggaatcattttcataacattttgcatcataattaggagcatttgattcattgaGAGCATGACATCTTAATCATCAGGCATGAGTACATATGCATTCTATAGGTTACGCCCTTTAAAGGACAATATAGATCAccgatagcagatttggcgtctctgtattgtcagagagcagatcgaagataacaggtttggcgtctctatattgacagagagcagatcgaagataacagatttggcatctctgtattgactgagagcagatcgaagatgacagatttggcgtctctgtattgacagagagcagatcaaatatgacagatttggcgtctctgtattgacagagagcagatcagAGATGACAGATTTGGCTTTTCTGTATTGaaagagagcagatcgaagatgacagatttggcatctctgtattgtcagagagcagatcgaagatagcagatttggcatctctgtattgtcagagagcagattgaagatagcggatttggcatctctgtattgtcagagagcagatagaagataacagatttggcatctctgtattgacagagagcagatcgaagatagcataTCTAACATTTGTATGCTTACATCGAAGTAAATTGAAAATGACAGATTTGACATTCCTGAGTTACGGTGAAACAAGTTTGAAGCTATCAGAATACCTTTGAGGAAGATGAGGATTAAGATTTCGAGACTTGGccaggccgggcaaatttggttcTTTTATAATCTTTgttctattcctgttacacagtaataagcaaagaggggcaactgtaatagcccaaattttccCGGGCCCATGAAAtagaataaaacaataaaaattaataaaataaatttaaggtcTGTCAAGTTTACAAAACGGGCCTAAAGGCCTGATGACCCAAGACACAATTAGCCTAAACTACCCGCTAGCCCATTACACCCTTAACCCAAAAATGAACAGGGCCCAAGAGGCTCAAACCATAAACTAAAGACAGAAgacctagggtttcagaaaccctaggcgtCGCAAGCACCCCAACCAACGCACCTTTTCGTCTCGCGTCGTTCCAGTGACTTTCCATCAACGTCTCCAATGCCACAATCAGTGCACAAATCAACGCCAGCACTCATCGCCGTGAGATCCTCGCTGATAtctgcaaaagaaaaaaagaaccaCAACAGCAAAAAAAGCAAACttggaaagaaatcaaaagattCTTTCCCCAAAAATGTAACAGAGGGTTATAAAAACCCCTTTTTTCTAATTTGTAAACACGATTTTTTGGATATACACACGATTCAATAAAAAGAACACAGTTATATACAGATATATGCAATAAAAGACCCACGGTGAACTGAAGAAACAAAGgtgattagttttattttatttttccttttctatttaCAAATACATACgaatatcataaataaaataaaaggaaaagtgGATGTACCGTTAGATCTGCGTTAAAAAGGAGGCTTTCTAGCTTTCGGCCGCCATACATGGCGGTGTTGACGGTGGCACGTGGGCGCGTGTAAGCTTTTGACGGAGGCTCGACAGAGCTCCGAAGACCCTCCCAAACTCTCTTTCAAAtggtttctttgtttttttaaattaggtTTCAAAATGATTTTAAGGTCGACATTTGGCTTTTATAGCTTTAcaaaaacggcatcgttttgctTAAAACGATAAgcttcaaaacggcgtcgtttcaaagctcaggatccgcgtgttgacccgtgacccggataggatccgcgtgttttcgtttaaAGGGCAAATTGCCTAATCGATCCTTTcgcttttttaaaatttataatttcatttttttatttttaaattggccgtaacttttatatttgtttcgatttagtcccaatgGCCATTAAAACCTATTATGAGGAACGATGTCGTTTTTGGGGATTAGGGCGCCTAGTGAGTCCCTCTGATTTTAAATGCACGTTTCAATTAGgcccaaaatttttattaattaaccctagattttttaattaaattcaattctaaccctttttcatataaattcaatttattttaaatactatatattttttataaacattagttatatgtaaaatagtatatattatttttctttatatattatttatattattttataccattatatattatacatttttatatattatacatttttatatattattccatatattatttttattttatcataaattatgtattattttattat
It encodes the following:
- the LOC121211365 gene encoding uncharacterized protein — protein: MLFINTLKAPFITHMIGSTTKSFADIAMAREMIENTIRGGKIEGETAKRMASRRKDNEVNNTSNYNAKVVTVSQPRVTTVGKQDSQKQVSGSRQNSEKVSFTPIPLTYQELYQSLFNAHAIPHFHLKPLQPPYPKWYDANAKCEYHAGISGHSIENCTGFKKVVERLIKMGVVKFDDTLSNENPLPNHGDQGVNVVEDTGMRRIKEGVAEGHEIQECDEFKALVQGLMDNKELEFYEASSDEGRICTLEGGPKNQNRPRIIISSPRNNEVEIPTVPKVIIHKPVSFPYKDNKRQKPLKKEKGAEILVNEPVKEEEAKEFLKFLKHSEYSVVEQLRKQPARISVLALLLSSEVHRETLMVLNETYVTNDISVNKLDRLVSNISADNFIYFNDDEIPPGGMGSAKALYITTHCKGNTLPSVLIDNRSTLNVMPLSTLNRLPIDSSHMKTRHNVVRAFDGTERKVMGRIDIPLMIGPNTYEVDFLVMDIKPSYNCLLGRPWIHSAGVVPSSLHQKLKLVADGWLVTINTEEDIIATVTSDAPYVEANEEAIECSFRSLEFINTIFISEGIEVPVPRISRTTRMGLQMTMGKGALPGKGWGRYLQRRIQIPELKEKRDRFGLGYRSDHKQRRKKIEKRQERRRARLSGREVERESMTFPHISETFISGRIIHSKGGLLEK